The sequence CCTTGGCTCCTGCTTGGCTCTGCCCATCCTAGAGGGTTTCAGCCTGTGCTGGTGCCGCCTGGCCAGGCTGGTTGGCACCCACAGGGGGGTTATTGCTCATGGGGGGTGGCACAACCCATGGCCAGGGAGCACTGAAGATGCGCGGTTGGAGAGAGCAGTGACCCAGGCTCGGACACACGGCTGggtgctgcccactgcctgcaGTCCCTGCTAGGGAGACTTTACCCTCTTGTTTTTCCCCCACTCTGTGTCACGGGTGAAAAAAGAGGAACCCCCACCCCAGCACACACACCCTGTCATGTCAGCTGCTCGGATATCTCGAGTCCAAGGACACCTTCCCAAGGGCAATAAGGAAGTTTCTGTTTGCTACCACGTGCCCCCAGGGACTTTTTGGATTCAAATGGCACAACTATCAGCTTTTGGGGTGCTGCCAGTCTGGGGGAATCAAGCAAGTCTAAGGGTTACAAGGTGCAGAGATGCCTGGTGACACCTGCATGGGTTGGTGGGGACGGTGGTGTGCTGGGACGTGTCCCAGGGCTGGTGGGGGACCAGCAGGGATGGGGTGGAGTATCCTCTGTGGAGCTCAAAAGTTCCAGCAATGCCTGGGCAGAGGGAAGCAAAGGGCAAGGGCACAGTGGGAGCACAGGGGCAGCTGCACCAGCCGGGTTTACCCACCACTAACCCGCTGATGCCCTTCGGCTGCCAGGGGAGCAGAGACACAGAAAGGGTGACAGGGAGGAATCATATCCGGGAGGAGAAACTGGTCCTTCAAGTTTTCCCAGCAGGTGGAGAGGAGGGACTAAGCTGGTGGTTGCATGGTTATTGCCaaaactcagaatcacagaaactGCCTGTCCTGTCCTGGAGAAACCCCATGGCCTGGAAGAGGTGTGAAGCCGGGAGCCTCCAGCCAGCCGGGCATCACCCCTAAGCCCGCTCGGCCCCACAGGGGTGATGGCAAGAGGGTGTTTGCCAGGAGCTGGCTTTGCAAGGCAGCCCCAAAAAGAGGACGCAGAGGGGGACATGGCCAGACCAGGTGTGCCCCATGGTGCCCTGCTCTGAGCCAACCGGCTCCTGGGCACCACGACGCCTCTGGGAAGGGCTCTGAGCAGTGCTGGGCTCCAGGCGGCTCCTGCGTACTCAGAGtgggaaaagcagaataaaagccCCTGACGTCACCCATGAGGTCAGTAGTTTATGGTGAAACCAGGACCTTCACCTGTccagcgaggaggaggaagaggcaatTTCCTGGCAGCTTTTCCCCCACACCTTGCCGTGGGGCAGGGCCAGAACCCATGTCCCCAGGGCTGACTCACCCAGGGTGGGGAGCGGGTCCCCACGTCCGTCctgctgccacccagctgctcccgCTGACGTGCTGGGTGCTGGATGGCGCTGGGGAGATGCCAGACCCCAAGGGCCCACAGCGGTGCCCCAGTGCAGCCCCGTACCCAGTGTGGGAGCTGATAAGGGGCTGACACAGCAGGCACGGAGCACGGTGGTGAACGGGGAGGCTGTTTGCCTACTGGCCTCCTGCCCCGCTGCTAAGCACCCCGTCCTTCACCACCACTAACCCACAGCCCTTGTGCTCTGCCCCACAAAGGGGGAGGTAGGGAGCCTCATGTCAAAAATGGGGTGAAGCAGCCCTCGACAacccacccccaaaaccacccaccTTGGCCTCGCCTTTgaaatgggaaactgaggcacggcatGGGGATGCTCAAGGTGGGGTGGTGCCAAAGGCAGGGGGGGGAGTGATGCTGGGGAAAGGGAGTGGCTGGAAACCTCCCCGTCCACCCATGACCCCCCACTATCCCCATACATAGAGGGACTGTGGTGCACCATACAAGCAGTATGGGACAATGCTGAGGGATGGAGATGGTCAGAGATGGGGCTGGCAGAATCtgctcccccacacccccccaagaAAGGCCAGTCCTGCCTTTCAAGCCGAGCTGTTTCTCCGTCCATGAACCTCCGTTGCTGAGCGAGCAGCGGCTGTTGCGGAGGGCAGGACAGGTTTGCAAGGCTAATGGTAGCCCCCGCCGCTCCCCAGCTGTTGTGCAAACACCGGGCTGCTTGTTTCCAAGCACCCAAGCAGGTGAGGAACCGCAgcagagggagggcaggcaggctgcgggcagggctgtgctgcctgcatGGGGCTCAGGGCATGGGGGGGTGAAAGGcgaggcagcccccagccctgctgcactcCCCCAGGCAGAGGCTGCTTATTGaaggctgaagaaaataaatcgtatccaagattaaaaatatatttgttttttctttacagcATGGAGAGGGGCTCAGCCATGAAATGACAAGGGGTAAGGGGTAGCCCCGGCCACCGCAGGACCAGGAACCAACAAGGCTGTGCTTCATGCCAGGGCAGGGTGGGGACCAGCCAGCGACTCTCCTAGGGGCCAACACGGTGACAGGGTTAGGGCTGTCAGAAAATGGGTGTAGGGGGAGATACATCCCCATGTGAGGGTGTAGTTACCACCTACACCACCTTGGCCGAGCACCTGCCCCAATTCAGCGGAGGAAAGCAGGGGGGCACCGGCCAGCCCCCAcctggggacacagtggggacagCGTGGGAGAGGTACAGTACATGGCTGCAAGGGTTTAATCAAGACATCGCTGTGCCGCTGCCAGATCAGCAGCCCTGACCAGCCCCTGTGCTGCTTTATCTCCTGCTGGCATTGGCTAAACAGACGAAGCAGCTTTCCCCCTACACACCCCCCTTCCAAACACCCCCTAAATCTCTATGTACAGACTCAGTGTGCCATATCAGTACAAAAATATACACATAAACTCTACAGATCCCAGATCAGTAGATCGAAATATAGCTATAAATCACAGTGCACAGGACAGCATCAGGCCGAGGGAGAGATGGAGTCCCCCCAGCAGCATGGCACGCCACAGGCGCACCCCTGCATGGTGGGGGGGCAGATCATCCTCCTGCTTCGTGGGGTCATTTCTGATCCAGCTGGCAGTACAGGTACATGGAAACCGTCATGGCCGCGATCTGTGGGCAGCAAGAGGCGAGTCAGCCCCCTATGTGTCCCATCCCAATGTGGGTTTGGGCCACAGCCCGTAGCATCCACCCCCCGCACACAAGAAGAAAGAGACAGGTGTGCCCAGGGAAGAAGGTGCAGTAGTCACCCTGGGGCGGATGGTGGTCCATAGGGCTGCACCACCTCCTTGCAGCCCCTTGGCCACCCAGGCCACTCCCAGCCCCACCGCTCACCTCCAGGTAcaaggaggaggcagcacagcagTGCTCAGGCACTCACCTCCAAGGCAGCGATGCCAGCTGCCACGCCACCCACCACTCCTGCGTTAGTCTTGATTTCGTCCAAGATCCGATCAAAACAACCCTGCAGGAGGCAACCACACAGGTGAGGATGAGTGAAGGGTAGTGATCCCCTAAGCACTGGGGCACAACATCCCCGAGAAGGAAGGTACAGTTCTCCAGCCTAGAGCGGCATGGCCATGGAGAAGGTCTGAGGGCTTCAGAGGGCAACTCATCTCAGGCACTTCTCAGACCAAAGCACAGTatttggggggaggaggggaataGGCAGGGAAGTCTCTCAAAAAGGCAGCATAGTGCCGGGGTTCGTGCTCAGCTCCAAGCATGCTCTCTGCTTCAGAGCTCCCTTTAGGACCAGAGCAACGGCAGCAGCTTTGCTTGTCTCCACCAGGGACAAACCAAGGCCACCACAGCATCTCCCAGGACAAAGCCCATGGGACAACCATGtccagagctggggctggagtTACAGGACAGGTCTCCCTCCCCATGCCAGGGCACACCCCAAACGAGGCTCTGCCAGAAGGGAAGAGCCGCTGATGCGTCCATACCGGGACATCGCTTTCTGCAGCGATCGTGACGTTGCAGGGCTCCATGTTCTTACAGCAGGGGGCTGGGTAGGTTCGATGTTCCTCAAGCCAGTAGGAATCGGTGAAGTCTGTGTAGTTATTCAGGCCACAGCAACGGACCTAAGAGGGAGCGAGAGAAGGGATGGGGAAATCATCCCACAGGTATCCCTCCTGGGTCAGACATGGTCTGGACCCCACTGCCCCATGAAGGGGATGCTGCATCTAAACCAAGCTCTAGGGGAAATGCTCAATGGCTTTCTTGGGACCAGGATTTTGCCCCACGCTCCAGCATGTACAGCTCTCCCCTCAGCCATGGGACCACTAAATCCCAGGCTGGTAGGTCCCAGGCACCTGGGAAGCtgacagggtggcagcagctcagcacaTCCAGGATTGCAGTGGTGTCCTCATTCCCATCCCACTGGCCCACCCGGGTGTGCACCACcaagtctgtactgggagcaccCTGACCCACAGGTGGGGGCCCCAGGGCTCAGCACACCTCCGTCATGGTGACATTCCAGATGTGTGTGAGACTCTTATCCTTTCCATACTTCTCCTTCAGGAGAGGGGTCACCACGGCTGTCAGCAGCGTCTCTGCCTGGAAGAAGACGCAGAGAAACACCATCAGAGAAGGTCCTGGGGAGCACCACAGAGCCAAGAGCCCCCACACTTGTCTCAGTCTATAAGGGAGGAGACCAACCAGATGTAGCATGGTCAGGAGCACATCACACCATGTCCCTTTGGCCCAAGGACAGCTTGGCCCCTTCCCCAGTAACCAGTGCTTTATGGCACCAAAGCCACTTATGACTAGTGAGTCATCTGATAAGCGGCATAACTGAGGGAGCCAGGAATGACGTTTGCCCTGCGGTTGACTTCTCCCGTGCCTAATGAGGCAGTCACCTTTCTCCCCAGGTGGTTTCTCAGGTGCCTAATAAGGGGTTGAGTTTGCTCAGCATGAAGCCTTAGGAACTTCCTCTCCTATGTGGCTCCTACCATCAGAGGTGGAGAGGTGTCAAGCCTAGGCTGGTACTGGACTAAGGGgtttgaaagaaagaagagggcAAAACTTGTACCACAACCCTCATTTCTTTAGGGCATTGGGAATCCCTGGCCCTACCATGCTCACCCTGGCCAGGCCACCCCAGCCTGCCCATGTAGCTGGTGCTGGCAGGGACCAGCATCCCTTCCTCCTGTAGCAGTGCCCACCTCTCAGCTTCCCCATCCACAGGCAGCACTGCCAGCCCATGTCTCCTGTTTTCCCAATGGGTAGAGCAGGCCCCACATTAGCCCAGCCCAAGACAGATATGCCACTCACAAGTCCTGTGTAGACCAGagccaccacagcagcagcaatttcGGCAATGAAGATGATCAGCACCACCGAGAAGAACTAGGATACAACAAGGGGAGGGAGGTCAGAGCAACAGGCAGAGTCTACCAGGCCCCCAGGAATCTATCTGCTTCCCAAGGACCAGCAGGATCCTCCCTCAAGGTTCCAGCCCTGTCTCATTGCCTTCAGCTCTGGTCTAAGGGAGAAACAGCACAACCTTGGGGTCCTCCAGCCCTCTGTCTGCATGGGGCTGACCTCTCCAGACATGCCACAAGAGAGACCTCTGCTCAACACCAGCTTCTGCTTCCTTTCACCCTTGCCCAAGGCAGACTCTGGGTCAAGCACTGCCTTTCCAAGGTTCACCCAGCCTTCCACCACATGGAAACATCCAAGGAGCACATCTCCACAGAGAAATCTGTCCTTCAGATCTCCCCCACCACAGACCCAGCTCAAATGAGGCTTAATAAGGAGATGTCAGGTCCATACCATCATCAGGAGACACTTGCTCTCCTTCTGGGCGCCACAGCACCCGAGGAAGCCGATCGCCAGCAGGATGGAACCAATGACGATGAGGAAGTAGCTCACATTCACAACCTGCAGGACGCTAGAGGAGAGCGCCCCAAATATATCCAGGAATGACTTTCCATCTACTGTGACCCAGATGCCAACTCCCAGGAGGGTTCCCCCACCGAGCTGGGAGGAAAAAGACAATGTCAGCTCCCAGGCAGAGATCTGGGAAAGGTCCTAACACAGGTATTTCTCCCCTCTGCAAGTTTTTGCTGTACCAAAGCAAGACTTTGTGGCCACTGAGGGCAGTTCACACTACCCTGAAACACACCCCACCACCAGCACATCCCCAGCTGTGGTGTCACAGctgcccccttccccagcccaagGGGTTTCGGTGCCAACAGCAGGGCAGTCAAGCCAGCAGTGCCACCAGCCACCCCCTGACCCCAGACAGACCCACATGGCCAGCTCAGACACTGGCCACCATCACACTGCCACAAGTTCCTCTGTCTGAGGAAGCTGCCCACTCACCCAGTGAAGCAGCTGAGCAGCCCCCGGCCCCAGATGCTCACACACTGTTGCAAGGGCAGCTCagggctgcctccagcctgccccagccctgccctccacCCCCTCGaccttccccaccagccccaaGTCCTGGCAAGAGTTTTAAGGAGTGTTTCACCAGGGTGAGCCTGGGGGCTTTGCAACCCCCCTTCCCAAGGCTACGTCCCACCGCACCCCCTTCCAGGTGGCTCCACTGCTCCTGTAGAGCCAGGGTAGCTCTCAGGAGCCCCACTGCCCTTTGCCCTGGGTGGGAGCAGAGGGTGTGTGTGCTCTGGAGACCCCCAGCATCCAAGACCCTCGACACCCAAGAGCCCTGACACCTCAGGTCCCCATCACACACATGGGCTGCTCCCCTACAGAGAtggagccccgcaggcagggaCCCAGCAAACCCCACTACTCTGGGGCACCCACCACCCTGCACCAGATCTTCAGCACAGGGAGGAACATGGGTGGCTGATGCAACAGTCACTGTCCCCAGAGCCCAGTCCCGGGGGCTCTGGCCAGAGCTGGAGAGCGAGAGACACTCTCCCCCGCCCCGGTTAAGTTCTTGGGGCCAGAGACCAGATCTCACACCCCACGGGGGTCTCAGGAGCACGAGTCCCACCAACAGCCAACatccccctctccatccccctcAGAAGGCAAACGGAGGGACAGGAGAGCGCACACGGGTGGGTGCCCCCCAGGAGCCGCTCCGCAGACCCCAGCCCCTCATCCCCCTTtcccggggcggccgggggggcacTGCCAGGCTCGGCCCCCTCGGACAAAGACAGCTGGGGTGCACTTACGAATATGGCCAGGTTGAAGAGGATCATCATGACCTTGATAAAGGTGAAGCACCCCATTTTTGCacctggggagagcagagaggTTATCAgggggagcccccagcccggcACAGCCACTGCCCTGCGAGCGGGGCTCAGACCCCTCCAGAGGAGTCTGGGGGCACCCCACGGGCAGGGAGGGAAGCTACGGCACCCACTCCCCGAaacgccgagcccagcctacctGAGCGGAGAGCAGGTCCCAGCGCCCCGGCCCAGCCCGCCCTGCCCGCACTGCCGcccccaccccgccgccgccgccctttaagcgggagcggccccggggccgcccccggagcccccccccgccccatccggCCGCCGGGGCCACCCCCCGGGGGTGGCGAAGCCACGCGTGTCCCTGGGTGCCTGGTAACTTGCTGCCCTCTGCCgccagcgccgcccgccccgggggacACGGGTAGCCCGGCCGGCTGCTGCCCGCGCCCATCGCCGCGGCCTCTTGGCGAGGGGGCGCCCGGGTAGCGTGTCCCCGTCCCGCTGCTGCGTGAGCCGAGAGCTCCCGGCGCCCACACACGTGCCTGTGTTTCCCCCGAGTCCCCACCGACAGAGCCCCGCGGAGCAGGAGGCTGGGACCCCTGCGATGGGGACTTTGGAGGGAAACGTTACTGGTCCTGGGACAGGGGGGCTCGCCCTGTGGCGGCCGTGCCTCCCCGCCCTCCGCCACAGGCGCTGGGCAGTGGTGCTGAGCACCGCGTTTGGGGTTTTCCGTCCATGGGCAGCCCCACGGGTCACCGGCCCCCTCTGCCACGCGCTGCCGGCACCCCCACGGCTGAGTCACCCCCGCGGCTGAGTCACCCCGCGTTCCCACCGCACGCTGCCAGGCCGGGGCTGTGGGTGTGCTGCTGGCCCCGCTGCTGGCGCGGCTCGCGCCGGGATCCCTCCAAAACCCCCATCTCCAACCTCCCGGGCCGAAacagaggcaggcagaggaggCCACCAGGGAACGGCCATGCTAGCCAAAGGAGAAGCCGAAGCTGTATGGGCCGGCCCTAACTCCTGTGCAGGGAGGCAGATTTTTGCTGGCGGGGACACggcaggctgctggcaggagagGACAGTGACAGCCATAACAGATGCCAGCGCTGGAGCAGGTcagcagagacctgctcttgCCTAAGGGCTGCCAAAAGTGGTTTTCTTTGGAAAGATGTTTTGGAACAGGGCTGGTTTCCCAAGGAGTGGGGCTGCAGCAGAAAGCCAAAGAGCACATGGGGGGATGCTGCGTCCCCAGGCCTGACTGTGGGGGTGGTCCTTACCCATCTTTTGGGGCAGGGGCTCATGTTGGTCCCCTCCGCAGCACCCACAGTGTCTCTTCAGCTTGTCTTCAAGATGAGCAGCTCTTGTCCTGCAACAGCAGGCAGGAAACGCAGGCTCTGGGGGCTCATCATGCTCCGCCCCACAGCCGGTTCCCCCAGAACCCCACAGCAAATTCCCTGCCTGGCCATAATGATACATTTCAGCAGGATGAAGTCAGCCCTGTTGAGCTCCAGCCAAAGCCCAGTGGTATTTTGGGGGAGGCCTTCAACCTTCCCAGGCACCCCAGGTATTAATGTAACCTGTGCTGGAACCTGCTAAAGGCTTTAACCCTTTTCCCTTCACTGCCTGCAGCCTCAGcctttccctgcagcagctgcccaCCCACTGCTGCCACGAAGCGGCTCAGAGTGAGGGGGTAAGCCTTCACCCCTCTCCCTGATGCTCCCTAAATGCAAATGAACACCCCCATCTTATTGCCCCTCTCCCAAAAGTTGCTCCCTCCCAGTCTGACCCTATTCGCTGCATGTAATCCCCCCACCCTAAAACCAATATTTGGCAAATACATAAATACTCACTCTCATTCCCACCCatggggaaagaaaaggacaagCTATGGGATGCTCCACTTGCCTCCCCAGTGCCTGGCGCTGCAGCCTGGGGTTTGGCCACTCCCCAGCGTCACCCATCCAAGCCCCATTAGGGAGCCAGGGCTGGATTTTCTGGCTCTCCAGGAAGGCCTGGCCTGACCACAGCAGGACAAACCCAGTGACATTCCCATATCCCATCCTGCCTGGCAGGGCCCCGCCACCTCCccgctgtccccatccccacacgCAGCCCCACTGGACCCCAAGCATCCCTTTCCGCGTGGAGATGCCTTTCACAGGGTGTGAGTAGCACGGCTCCTGTGACCTGGTCCTGGGAGGCTGAGAGCAGGAAAGTGGCCGTAAACCACATAAGTCCTCTGTCCCCAGCCCGGCCCCTTGCCCCTGCCTGGGAGAACGCAGGAGCCAGACACACAGCTGATGTCAGGATCCAGCCATGGTGTCTACACCGAGCACCTATGCCTGGGCTTTTCTTCAAGGAAACGCTGCAAGCTTTGCTACCAGCCTCACACCTCTTCCATCTCCTGTTCTCATTTTTAGTGTTCAAGTGCTGAATTTCCACCCTGCTGATAATCCTGGGCCTTGGCACCCTCAGTTAACAGCCAGGCTCACTGCGGGCACAGCCTCCCCTGCATCGGGGCCCTCCTACCCAGGGCTCCAGCttggcagtgcaggcagctgctgggtgcTTCAGGGAGGCATTTTGGAGCAGCCATCCATTGCTCTCTACAGGCAAATTAGTCCGGGATGCTAAGAAAGCATCTGCATGGGAATAGTTGGGGGGGAACCCTAAACTAGCATCACACACCTAGTGGGGCATGGGGCACCGTCCTACCAGCAGGGCTTAGGGGAGCCTGCTCAGCCTTCTGCATTAATTAGCAAATGCTAACGAGCCTGAGCAATCTGCCAGTGAGGAGGACAGGTGGGTGTTGAGCTGGGCTCGCTTGGCTTAATGCCATCCACAGGGACTCAGCCGGGCACAGGGGACATTTCCCTCCTGGTAAAGCATCAGGTAAATACAAGCCCCAAGAAGGCCCAACCATGGAGACCAGCCCAGCCCAGGATTAGTGGGATTTCAGGGTAGCCCCAGGCAGGTGAGCCCCTTGCAAGGGCTttcatgtgtgtgttttgggCTGACAGCATCTGTTCAGCTGTCTGTTCGGCGCCCAGTCACCTGGGGAGTGGTGGATGGATGGACACACTGCAGTGTGCCAGCGGTGAACCTGGCTTTGGATTTGCAGATGGAAGTTACTCAATGTTTCAAATTTGTGCTGTTCCCACCTCCTGCTGGGgagaaataaaaatctacagGAGCTATGTTTTTGACatcttgaaaatgaaatatttcagttctcaGCTTTGAAGGGACTCGGAGCATTTTGACTGGAGAACTGGGGAAATCACCGACTCTGCCACCACCCTGGGAGGGACCAGGCAGGGGGATCGCACCGATTTCCCCATAGCTGCAGCTCCCACTTCAGGGGAATCCTCCCCATTTCTGTGGGCATGTGCAAAACCACAACTTGAGTCCAAAAAACAGGAGCTGCCCCACTTGCTGCCATGATCTGTGCCATGAGGAGCCCAGGGTGTAAATTCGGGGGTGATAAGTGGGGGCTGCAAGTATGTTCCAGCAGTGCCTCACCCCGGTGTGAGTCCCTCAGGGTAATGATCCGACCCTGCACCTTACGTAGCTGGTTTTAATCATGATGCTGTTTCTAGCTGTGTGTTAATAATGCAATTAAAGAGGGGCTCGATGACATCTCCCTGCCTACAGTGTATCAGGATGAACTTCTTGTGTGCATTTACCCCCCGCAGCGAGTCCCCCCatgcctgccctgctgctggccacCTGCCCGCATCCACCCCTCCAGATagcattttcttgtttctcacATGTGTCCAGGCCGGCAAATCCCTCCCGAATTAATTAACAAGAGCCATGCCGAGGCGCCAGCTGCTGTAAAGCCAAGCCGGGTGGGTTTGGGAATGTGGAGGGTTGCACTGCGGGGTCATGTCAGGACAACCTTGTGTTTGAGCGCCAATGCTCTGGGGAGAGCAGACGAGAGCCAGGCTGCAAAGCCTTTGCCGTTGTCTCGCCAGCGAGGGTGGCCAGGGCTGCCTGGTCGATGGAGCTTCCTCCTGCCATGGGATGGGGAGCGGGACCTGGCCCAGCTCGGGGCTCGGTGCCCGGGGAAGTGGCACTGAGGGGCCGTTGGTCCCCGgtgccctgcctggcacagccGTCACTCTGCCGGCACCTGTTCTGGCAGCTCCCggcacc comes from Athene noctua chromosome 5, bAthNoc1.hap1.1, whole genome shotgun sequence and encodes:
- the TSPAN1 gene encoding tetraspanin-1 produces the protein MGCFTFIKVMMILFNLAIFLGGGTLLGVGIWVTVDGKSFLDIFGALSSSVLQVVNVSYFLIVIGSILLAIGFLGCCGAQKESKCLLMMFFSVVLIIFIAEIAAAVVALVYTGLAETLLTAVVTPLLKEKYGKDKSLTHIWNVTMTEVRCCGLNNYTDFTDSYWLEEHRTYPAPCCKNMEPCNVTIAAESDVPGCFDRILDEIKTNAGVVGGVAAGIAALEIAAMTVSMYLYCQLDQK